GCTTGCTTGGCAGAGgcactggaggggtttgccatttccttcttcagctcattttacagatgaggaaactgtggcaagcAGGATTAAACGGTTGGCCCATGGCTAGCCAGTATCTGAGGCTGGcgttgaactcatgaagatgagtcctcccagctccagacccagtgctctgtgCTCTGTGGCGCCCTCTAGCTCTTGTGGCAAGTATCTGGTGAGACTCCTCGCTCTTAGTCCTTACTTTCTACTTTCCTGCCGCCTCTTGCAGACGCCCTCTCCCCTCCATTCCACCCCCTGCTCTTGTTCAGATCCATGTGATTGAAGCAGCCTTCCAATTGGTCTCCTCACTCCACTCCACCCACACTCACACATTTGCCAAAAGGAATCTGGTAAATCCCAGATGGGCCCGGTGCCTGCGCCCTGGCTGCCCTGGCTGCCCTGGCCTGTGTGTGCAGTTCCTTGTACACGGGACCCTCTCCCATCTCTGCCCTGTGCTAGGACTCTCCTCCCCCTCAACCTGCACTGTTTAATTCCTTTGGTTTTCCTCAGGACCCAGCTAACCCCCTCACCTGTCTGAggacctcctcctcctctatttttatctgcccAGTTATTTGTGTCTCCTCGATTAGAACACAAGctctgagggcaggaactgtttttgtctttctttgtatgcccAGCCCTCAGCACAGTGCCCGacaatgcttgttgacttgtctGGGGCCTGCTGGGGACACTGGGTTTCCTGGTTGGCTTCCCCTTTGGATAAATAACAGGGTATGAGCATCCCTGGCTCTAGGATTTTGGGGGGACTGGGGAGCTCACTCTTGTGACTTCTCCCCTGCAGGTACGGTGATGGTGTGAATAAGAACTTGGTGGTGGGCACGCTGTCCTGGCCCTCTCCGTGGGTCATCGTGATTGGCTCCTTCTTCTCCACGTGTGGGGCCGGCCTGCAGAGTCTCACAGGAGCACCCCGCCTGCTGCAGGCCATCGCCAAGGACAACATCATCCCTTTCCTACGGGTTTGTCCTCCCCTTCACAAGCGCCGGGTCCTCCAGGCCCATCAGAGCGCTTCTGGAGCCATGATCTCATTCAGCCTTCCTGGGAAGTCTGTGGGATAATGGGTCACAGATCCGGATTGGGGAAGACTCTAGAGGCCATTAAAGCTAAccccctgttttacagatgaggaaactgagccccagagcaCTTACGCCCCTCTGAATGCACATACAGGCAGTCGCTCCTCCCTGTGCCACAAGAAGCCAATGGCTTTCTGAGGGCTTCTCAGCCGCCTCCGCCTAGTTCAGAAATCCTTGACGTATGGCCGTGGCCTCTTTACTGGGACAGACTCAGTAGAGTAGGGGAGCTCGCTCCTTTGTATtcatgttcccattttatagatggcaaAGTTGATGGCTTAGGATCAGGGATCAGGGCCCAGGTTTTCCGACCCCACTGTTCTCCCATAGCCAAACCAGCAGTGGCGgtttggggaaaggagagggaggcgCTTGAGCCCCGAGAGAGCAGGGACCCCCTCCGCTCCAACCTCTTTCTGGCTTTAGGTGTTTGGCCACGGGAAGGCGAATGGGGAACCAACTTGGGCTCTGCTTCTGACGGCCTTCATCGCCGAGCTGGGGATTCTCATCGCTTCTCTCGATATGGTGGCGCCCATTCTGTCCATGTGAGCGTCCCGAGTCTGCGTGTCTGTGTCCCGCGCCGTTCGGaattccccttcctcccccacggAATTCCTTCCCAGCACAGCTGAGGGAGCCTGTGCGAGGGCTGTTTACACAGCGTCTCGCAGTTTCTGCACTGTCGGTCCCCAGCGTTGGACGGCCGTTAAAATAGCACTTAACGAAAGAGCAGCCGGAGATGCTGGTCCGTTTCCAGATTTCCATCCTGTGCTTTCTCTGTTTCGGTGTTTGTAAAAGCTGGGATCTGCCATAAGCTTGGAAGTCTCCTGCAGAGCAGGCTGCGTCAGAAAGCAGTTTGTAAAAGCGGCTCTGGTTGCCGAGGCAACCAGCATACAAGTCTCAGctggggttttttctttttcttttttttttttaaataagacccagctaagaaatttttaaattaattgattcattgatttttaACACACATTTGCTTTATGATCCAGCTAAggaattaaaaaatcttttaggcTTGAGTCACTTTGTTCCCCTTCACTtgcccttcctctttccctattATTtactccctttcctccttcccctgttCTCCTTccactttccccctccctcttcccttttccttcatttcctcccttcctttctcttcccctctttgttCCTTTTCATCACAGTTCTTATCTAGGGCTCTAAGGCCCAGGGTCAGTTCAGCCTGGGCCTTGGGTTTCTGGGCCGCAGAAGGGGGATCATGGACTCTGAGGCTCCTTCCAACTTCACAGGTTTTTCCTCATGTGTTACTTGTTTGTCAACCTGGCCTGCGCGGTGCAGACGCTCCTGAGGACCCCCAATTGGCGGCCCCGTTTTAAATATTACCACTGGTAAGTTGACGGTCTTTTTATGGGACATGACACCCCTTAGAAATGAATGACAACAATGGAAGCTGTCGTATCCCCGTCCTGCCCCTGCCGGGTTCCCTACAGGGGCCCCTGACCCCAGAACCCTCGGCCCCCGGGAACCAGCATCGAGTGCCTCTGGCACCCTCCCCACTGGGACTTGAATAGATGGGAGCCTTATTGGCCCAGGGACACGCCCTCCAGAGGAAAAGTGGAAGAGCTTGAGAAGCCACataatgaatgtatgtatgtgtatagagtGTGTGCGCAGATAACACGTCTCCACTGATAAAACGGAGGCGCTTCCAGGACCgttgcctggtacacagtaagtgcttaataagtgctcgcTGATTGATGGGCTGACTTTATTTCAGGGCCCTGTCATTTTTGGGCATGAGTATCTGCCTAGCCCTGATGTTCATTTCTTCCTGGTACTACGCCCTGGTTGCCATGCTGATTGCGGGCATGATTTACAAGTACATTGAGTATCAAGGGTGAGTCAGGCTCGGGGGTCTGCAGGACTCAGGGTGGAAGGAGCTTCCAGGACAGGGGAGGGGCCTGCCGGCTCGGCTGGGCCAAGGGCAAGAAATTGGGAGCCCGAGGGGCTTCTCCTGGCGGTGGAGGAGCCTGGGGAGCTGCTGGTGGCCTCGGGTGTGGAAGGGAATGTGTCCTTCGGGGACTCAGAGGAAAGAAAGCATTTTCTAGGACAAACTGTCAGCTCTCCTCCATGCAGAGCCGAGAAGGAATGGGGCGACGGCATCCGGGGCCTCTCCCTGAGCGCGGCCCGCTATGCGCTCCTTCGCCTGGAGGAGGGGCCTCCACATACCAAGAACTGGAGGTGAGCCCCGGCCCCGGAGCCCCTTCCAGCTCCGCTGGATAaacagggctgggagggggaaAGACAGCCAAGAGATCACCGGCAGGGGTCAGGGAGGGAACAGGCCTCTGGATGGGCCCAGGGTGTCTGCGCCATCCCGTTGGAGCTGATGAGACCCTGCCGAAATCGAAGCAATTTATCATTAGCAGCAGGCTCCCAGAAGGGAGGGGATAGGAAAGGGAAGGCCCAAATGCTCGCTCCAAGACCCAGTTGCTGTTGTCTGAAAGTTTTCTGAAACGGGCCTGATGTGCCCCAGGAACTAGCCCGGGGCAGACAGGGCATGGGCGCTGCTGCTAAGTGGGGGCCTTTGCCCCATCCTCCCACACAGGCCCCAGCTGTTGGTGCTCCTGAAGCTGGACGAAGATCTCCATGTCAAGTACCCGCGACTGCTCACTTTTGCCTCCCAGCTCAAGGCTGGCAAAGGCCTGACCATCATTGGCTCCGTGATCCAAGGCAACTTTCTGGAAAGCTATGGGGAAGCCCAGGCAGCTGAGCAGGTAGCGGCGTCCTGGGGCTCCCTCCAGCACCCCCTCTGATGGGCCCCAGAGTCAGGATCCGGGGAACCCAAGTCCTCTCTCCACAGTGGGGACTGCGGGGCCAAGGCCCAGGGGAGCAGAACTGCTGCCGGGCCTGGCTCCCGCTGCTGGGCCTGGCTCCCGCTGCTGGGCCTGGCTCCCGCTGCTGGGCCTGGCTCCCGCTGCTGGAGATTTCTGAGGAGAGTTAGAAGTGAATGTCTCCTTTTCCATCCCTCTGGTCCTCCCCGAGACAAATGCCTTTAAAAGTCCAGGCTCTGTTCCCAGGGGTCCCGTGATGGCATTCAGCAGGCCCGCAAGCACTTAGACTGCTCATGGCAGGAAGTGCCCCACATTCTAACGTAAATGAACAGCCACGTACAGATGATGAGGCCATTGGGTGGCAGGTATTCTCAGAGCTCCAGGAGCCAGAGAGAAAAGAGTGGGTGGGCTCTGGGCGACCCCCGAGAAGGGGTCTTCATAGTCCTCCCACATCCCATCTTGCAGCCTTCTGCTTCCTCCTCAATAACTTACATCCTAAGTGAGAATGTTGCTTCCAGGGTGGGGGGCACACGGGAAAACCTGGCTTGATTTGACCCATTTGACCATTGCCTCTTGTTTTCAGACAATCAAGAACATGATTGAAATTGAGAAGGTGAAGGGTTTCTGCCAGGTGGTGGTAACAAGTAAAGTGCGGGAAGGCCTGGCCCACCTCATCCAGTCCTGCGGCCTGGGGGGCATGAAGCACAACTCGGTGGTGCTGGGATGGCCCTATGGCTGGCGGCAGAGCGAAGACCCCCGAGCGTGGAAAACCTTCATTGGTAAGTTGCCCACACTGCTTCCAGCTCCTGCCAGACCCTCTCTTGCTAAGCAGCTGCCCTGTGCTGTTGGGAGGGCTGGGGTCAAACAGGGGCTGAGCAGACAGAGCCCCCAGAGCTTTGGGTCTCCTACAGGCTTGCTCTTAAGACTTGGAAGcgtaatgataaatgtggaacaaTCCTGAGAAAAATTACTGGATGACTTGCTGTTTAGGGATAGAAGGCGGGATAAAAacatggaacacaaagttttgcaagggtgaaagttgaaaactctttgcatgtattgtttttggctttttttccctgttaaattatttatatttatgttaaattcattatcttttattaaatcattaattattttactatttattttattagttctttttcattaagtttttaaattgaattgttaaaatgtattgtttttattaagttattttatttttactttcaaaacatatgcatggacaatttttcaacattgacccttgcaaaaccttgtgttctaaatgtttctccccttttccccatccctccaaataatccaatatatgttacacactttttgcatgtattttgaaaaataaaaagctattgtaaaaaaagagaattggaagCGCATATAAGTTACTAGAATGAGACAGTTTGAAGGCACAAACCTGGCAAGCTTTGTGCCTGACGTCATGCCCTCCTCCCACTTCCCTCTGGACATTGAAGAGCGCTTTAAGCTGGTATCAGTGATACAAGAACGAGTGCCTTCGGACTGTAGAGAACAGGTGTCAGTTgttagggagggaggaggagtgaaGGAGAGACTGTGCCCACCCCAGTCCCCGGTGCCAGGCCGCTTTCACCAGTCTGGTTCTGGGAGGAGGCCCTGCCTAAAGACGGGCGATGGGATCCGGGGGGTACCGGACATCATCCGGTTTATCTTTGCCTCATAGACACCGTCCGCTGTACCACGGCTGCCCACTTGGCGCTGCTGGTGCCCAAGAATGTTTCCTTCTACCCCAGCAACCACGAGCGCTACAACGAGGGCAACATCGACGTCTGGTGGATCGTCCACGACGGCGGCATGCTCATGCTGCTCCCCTTCCTCCTGAAGCAGCACAAGGTGCCCCTAGGGCCGGCGAGCAGGCGGGTGGGCGGGTAGGGCCGGTGGGCAGGGCGCCCTCTCTTCCTGGCCCTGACTGCCCCCCTGCCCCCAGGTCTGGCGCAAGTGCCGCATGCGCATCTTCACCGTGGCGCAGATGGACGACAACAGCATCCAGATGAAGAAGGACCTGGCGACCTTCCTGTACCACTTGCGCATTGAGGCGGAGGTGGAGGTCGTGGAGATGGTAAGGGCCGCGCACATGTCTTGCGGCTGCCACGGGGGCCAGCCAAGGACAGCTGCCCAACTGCCACTTGCACTCTGCTCTCCCCCCAGCATAACAGCGACATCTCCGCCTACACCTACGAGCGGACGCTGATGATGGAGCAGAGGTCGCAGATGCTCCGGCAGATGAGGCTGACCAAGacggagagggaaagggaggtagGGAAGCCTGTGGGGCCCCGGGAGGCTGATCCTTGTCCCAGCTTCCTAGAGCCGGGGTCTCCACAGAGATATGGGGGTCCCCCCGGGGCCGGCCCTGACCCCTCGCCTGGtgatccagtgttctttctcctcCGGGCTTTAGCAGCAGGAGAGAGAGCCGGAGTTGGAGACAAGAGAAGCTAGAGAAACGAGGGACTGTAAAAGGGGGATAACGGGAGGAGAAGGGGTCACAGGTGACGAGCCGAGCTTGGGAGCCGAGCCCCTTTTCTCCGCTCCCCCCTCTCATCATGCCCTCACCTCCGGGGTGCACGGGTCTGTGCACTCCCCAGGCCCAGCTGGTCAAAGACCGGCACTCCATAATCCGGCTCGAGAGCCTGTACTCGGATGAGGAGGATGAGGGGGAAGCCAGGCCCGAGAAGGTCCAGATGACCTGGACCAGGGACAAGCACGATGCCGAGAGGAGGAACCGGGGCAACACTTTGGAAAACTTCCGTGAGCTCATCAGCATCAAGCCGTGAGTGCCCAGGGCAGACCCCCCCACAACGTGCACGTCCACTCTGGCCGGCGCCCCCTCAGTGCCATAGCCCGGCTGTGGGGGCGGAAGCTCTAGTGGCCGGCCAGGAGGGTGCTTGAGGGTCCGCCCAAGATGGATCCCAGGACTATTGATCTTGCATGGATTGGATGGGAGAGGTTCAGGGAGGGGGTATGTATGCATACGGGAGGCAGGGAGGGCCAGTGGTCTAAGCCCACTGTgctgggaagagaagaagggagagggaggaggaggagagaaggaaaagaggggagggggTTCTCCTCCAGTACGATGTGGTGCGGGTGACCTAGGGGTGTCTCTCCCCCTCCACGCCACCCCCCTCACTGAGCCCGACCCTGACTTTGGCTTCTTCACAGAGACCAGTCCAACGTCCGGAGGATGCACACGGCGGTCAAACTGAATGAAGTCATTGTCAACCGCTCCCATGACGCCCGGCTCGTCCTTCTGAACATGCCTGGTCCGCCCAAAAACAGCGACGGAGACGAGAACTGTATCCTTGGAGATGTTTGTTGGGGGTAGCCTGGTCCGGCAGGAGCTGGGAGTGGGGCTCCCGCCACTtggagctggggggggggcggTCTTTTTGAGGTCGCTGACCACTCTGCCTGCTGACTGGTGACAGGGCCTGGGTCAGGGAGCCTGGGTCGGGGGGGCTCCCTCACTGATAGGGCTTTGGTCAGGAGCCTCCCCACTGGCCAGTGATGGGACCTCGGTCAGGGGCCCTCCGGGAGGCAGAGTGACAGGCTGACAGCTCACGTGTTGAGGGGAGCCCCTGTGCCTTCCCCCAGCTTTCTCGTCACCAAGGAGGCCCTGAGAGAGCCTGCTTACAAACTCCCGGTACCACACCAGATGTCCAAAGGCGGGGTGCCCACCCCGGGCTCTCAATCGCAGGCTGCCTCTCTAGAAGCTTCTAGTCTATCTGGGGAGACCGGTCAGTGTTAGCTGAGGAGCATGTGAGGGGCGGACGCCATGCTGTCTCAGCCAGCGGGGTACGGCCCTTGACTGCCTGCTCAGACATGGAGTTCCTGGAAGTACTGACAGAAGGCCTGGAGCGGGTGCTGCTGGTGAGGGGTGGGGGCCGGGAGGTCATCACCATCTACTCCTGAGCTGGAGCCCCCTCCGGGGCCTCTCTGGTCAGTGACGGATACTCCAGGGCCACTCGGACAGCCACAGTTCCTGCTTCCCTCTCTGCCCCCTCCCTTTTGCTGTCCCGCCCCGGACCCCTCAGGGGCTGAGGGGGAGAGCCGGGCATCCCCCTACCCACAGGAAGCCCCCAGCCCTTCCCGCACTACTCACCTCCGGTTTCACCTTCCGCCCACAGTGTCCAACTTTGAAACTTAACTCCTTGTAGACGAGGGCTCGATAGGGGGGCTGAGGAGAAGGCCATTCCCAGAACTATTCTTGCTATGAGATCAGGGTCAGGCCTTGAAGGCTGTTTCCCGATCCCTCTTCCCAGGCCCCCTTCTCCCCGACTCCCCAGACCCACTAGGCAGCAGGGAGGGGCCATGGAGGCAATTCGGCTGGGCCGCGAGGCACACCGGCAGCAGAGACGGGAATCAGTGAAGCTAAGAGAGATGAGGATTATGTTTGCAGGTGGCCGTGGCCTGCTGGGGACCGCGTcctatttatttgtgtatttattggTCAGGAAAGTTACAAGGGAGCAAGAGAACAGGAAGACAGATGCTTGGGGGGAGGTTGAGGCTACTCCCCTGACCATGGGCATGTCCCTGCCCCAAGGAACCTGCCAGGCTGTGAGGGCCCGGATTGTGCCAGGGAAGCCCCCACCGGACCCCCCGCCCTTCCTCCTCACCAGCCATCCTCGTCCTTGGGGCTTGTCACCCTGCCCTGGAAACCCAAGTGAACAAAGCAGAAGGTCCCTCGAGTTGGGgctcttgtttgtttgttttcccaatAAAACATTGTTTACTGACTTTTCTCCCACCTCCTGACTCAGTTTTGTTTCCCCTTGCtttgggaggaaagaagggagttcCAGGGAGAGACAGGCCCAGCTTCAAAAACAGCTGGGAGGTCCCAGGAGCTGGCTCGGCCCCAGCCCAGCCTCCCTCCTTGTCTTTGGCCATCCCTGCCTTGGTTCTGCCTCCTGCCCTGAAATCTGGGCCGCTTGTCATAAAGGGGGTTGGGAAGGGTAGGAATGTCTCACCTCCCAAGCTTCCACATCCCCTCCCCGGGGGACAGCTCCAGAGAGCAAGAGTTTTATAATAGGGAAGTGAATTGTGCTCTACGGATTGAGAGCTTCAAGAAACTTCAAAAACAGCcactttgtttctttcctcctccccttcctagAACCTCTTGTTAAGTgaaagtgaattgtccagggtccTGCAAGCAATAAATAGGAATCCCTCTGCCTCCATATCTTGCATTCTGTCCATTATACACTGcaaacttttccctctctccttccttctctctctctctctctctctctctgtctctgtctctctctctcaatgtctctctttttctttctcccttcctctcttccacctgtctcttctttccttttttctctcctttctttttccctccctctcccatctttcccattctctctattctcctttctctctccaacaCTGTCTCTGCctcctatctctttctctgtccctcccaccctgtcttttttctttctctctccctccctccctccatttttccctccctctcttccctcgtgccacccagctgcccttctGCAAATCCATCACCCCTCCCTTGTAGGTccatccttttccctccctctgtgGTACCAAACTCAATCCTTGTCTCCACTCAAAGCTGAAGGGATCGCCTGGGGAATGGCCGAACTAGTTGTGGTACTAGTAATGGGCTAAGTACG
The DNA window shown above is from Sminthopsis crassicaudata isolate SCR6 chromosome 2, ASM4859323v1, whole genome shotgun sequence and carries:
- the SLC12A4 gene encoding solute carrier family 12 member 4, with product MPHFTVVPVEGPRRGDYDNLEGLSWVDYRELGDPEDSVGSDGHGNHKESSPFLSCSEASKGSDYYDRNLALFEEELDVRPKVSSLLGKLVSYTNLTQGAKEHEEAENVEGSRRKVSKSPSMGTLMGVYLPCMQNIFGVILFLRLTWMVGTAGVLQSFLIVLICCCCTLLTAISMSAIATNGVVPAGGSYFMISRSLGPEFGGAVGLCFYLGTTFAAAMYILGAIEILLTYIAPPAAIFHPTGAHDTSSATLNNMRVYGTIFLTFMTVVVFVGVKYVNKFASLFLACVIISILSIYAGGIKSIFDPPVFPVCMLGNRTLSRDQFDVCAKTTVVDNETVATKLWVLFCHTSNLTSEGCDQYFLLNNVTEISGIPGAASGILQDNLWSSYLEKGDILEKPGMPSVDVPGQKGSLPLYVFADIATSFTVLVGIFFPSVTGIMAGSNRSGDLKDAQKSIPVGTILAIVTTSLVYFSSVVLFGACIEGVVLRDKYGDGVNKNLVVGTLSWPSPWVIVIGSFFSTCGAGLQSLTGAPRLLQAIAKDNIIPFLRVFGHGKANGEPTWALLLTAFIAELGILIASLDMVAPILSMFFLMCYLFVNLACAVQTLLRTPNWRPRFKYYHWALSFLGMSICLALMFISSWYYALVAMLIAGMIYKYIEYQGAEKEWGDGIRGLSLSAARYALLRLEEGPPHTKNWRPQLLVLLKLDEDLHVKYPRLLTFASQLKAGKGLTIIGSVIQGNFLESYGEAQAAEQTIKNMIEIEKVKGFCQVVVTSKVREGLAHLIQSCGLGGMKHNSVVLGWPYGWRQSEDPRAWKTFIDTVRCTTAAHLALLVPKNVSFYPSNHERYNEGNIDVWWIVHDGGMLMLLPFLLKQHKVWRKCRMRIFTVAQMDDNSIQMKKDLATFLYHLRIEAEVEVVEMHNSDISAYTYERTLMMEQRSQMLRQMRLTKTEREREAQLVKDRHSIIRLESLYSDEEDEGEARPEKVQMTWTRDKHDAERRNRGNTLENFRELISIKPDQSNVRRMHTAVKLNEVIVNRSHDARLVLLNMPGPPKNSDGDENYMEFLEVLTEGLERVLLVRGGGREVITIYS